In a genomic window of Spodoptera frugiperda isolate SF20-4 chromosome 18, AGI-APGP_CSIRO_Sfru_2.0, whole genome shotgun sequence:
- the LOC118277910 gene encoding uncharacterized protein LOC118277910, with product MLRLCVLGLSLALLAGSTNIQTKTLYAGEEFTLGVSALESEVIVECVLLSPQSVIISFNPGDEIDTVKRFQVLDDKDCSVKITELEISDTGIWKLTYVTENGDGTKIDEVFLIVNEGNNSPDVESDNEKEDDLGTTLSTIKHYVREEDVIDISLDTSVGEEDCYVRAPGGELSKVTADFEMDSVIVQASSLLVSCRITIGPINENLLGSWLLCGESNNDMRCQPVTISWHNNNNPGARPGSSIQPRFEHSVNYGLSVNPGVASPNSNGEVTCHVITPNGEDLVITKDTKYRNIGRIGYEHLNLCSIVFSITDADSLGDWTIYGRFRSGGILQEIRQPLRFTIYNDENPYEQAYNVTEVPDIRQVVILKTALTVTLSDLSDVDNCLCETPSRKIYNLDDAYELKRLKGVELSVSKGGSTCQLIFHSITADVLGKWRFVGKFSHGNIHSEKRQRVYLIEEDPRNPIVDDFRTVEVLTPQVIDTTLETTHTVTIPSSGVENESCHILTPTGLQYAFITGFNVSNVEIVNGNGVACGVVVHVVNTDMIGDWTLISRDVRTSGSIRTHIERRKTFSIHVEEVLAAGNPITITQGSDLYLRLPVTTEMFKTCKLYGPTAEELNETQYLIDEIHKESCGYIIEKVNLTQSGTWSIVFGKSIMYRANIQVNVLEPVQIAVQDQQWTVGQSVNMTMGPADAVYCNLYNSRRDTVFDDFGPCRVEIDKVTSDLRGQWLIYVGVPGSIGVRYQKFNVDVLSSDWRPFVTTEVVEAENMVTLSCSVSSNYVVQACKFATPEGHILLANHGVGQGVYAGASRYETDTNSLRCKITLTNPELRTRGIWRCAVHTKDNTGYGFLTYYRGYKPEHSSDKNDVTVPYLQSQFPFYSVTEGESTILSCSISAPIRYCYFRSPNGTVFNVGPSLASESFDYVGNGFDSGECGVKFNELGTDHTGTWSCSVGMTNFEERSDSFEVGVSEPIRVFHTWRSAVLEIGAVAGDWKPLDYCRFVRNDGLGFNSINPPPDFYMYQWSIYEGRCILTITEPTAWDLQPWTVFVKVTGETNERSDTTGMLQRPAEVNAKASKILFWMLGATMGFLFIVAAVSLIPPKNRKWTYERANSIRNSFRRQPMPTQEAVQNDLPPKV from the exons GctctacaaacatacaaacaaaaacattatacGCTGGAGAAGAGTTTACGCTCGGAGTATCAGCCCTAGAATCAGAAGTTATAGTGGAATGTGTTCTTCTATCACCACAAAGTGTTATAATCTCTTTCAACCCTGGCGATGAAATCGATACAGTGAAAAGGTTCCAAGTACTAGACGACAAAGACTGCTCAGTCAAGATAACTGAGCTAGAGATAAGCGATACGGGAATCTGGAAATTGACATATGTAACAGAAAATGGTGATGGAACCAAAATAGATGAAGTCTTTCTTATAGTCAATGAGGGTAATAATT CACCAGATGTTGAAAGTGACAATGAAAAAGAAGACGATTTAGGAACCACGTTGAGTACGATCAAACACTATGTGAGGGAAGAAGATGTCATCGATATTTCTTTGGACACGTCAGTCGGAGAAGAGGATTGTTACGTGAGGGCCCCTGGTGGAGAACTGTCCAAGGTGACAGCAGATTTTGAGATGGACAGCGTAATCGTACAAGCCAGCAGTCTTCTCGTCTCTTGCAGGATCACTATAGGACCAATCAACGAGAACTTACTTGGAAGCTGGTTGTTGTGTGGCGAATCCAATAATGATATGAGATGCCAACCTGTTACTATATCTTGGC ATAACAACAACAATCCAGGTGCAAGACCAGGCTCAAGCATACAGCCCAGGTTTGAGCACTCGGTAAACTATGGCTTGTCCGTCAACCCGGGTGTGGCATCACCGAACAGTAACGGGGAAGTCACTTGCCACGTCATTACACCCAATGGTGAAGACCTGGTTATAACCAAAGACACCAAGTATCGCAACATCGGAAGGATTGGTTACGAACATCTAAACCTCTGCAGCATTGTATTCTCCATCACTGATGCTGATTCGCTGGGTGACTGGACTATCTATGGCAGATTCCGCTCAGGGGGCATTCTTCAAGAAATTCGTCAGCCTTTAAGATTTACCATTTACA ATGACGAAAATCCATATGAACAAGCGTATAATGTGACAGAAGTTCCAGATATCAGACAAGTTGTTATTCTAAAAACGGCTTTAACTGTTACCCTTAGTGACCTGAGCGACGTTGACAATTGCTTGTGCGAAACGCCTTCACGCAAAATATACAACTTGGACGACGCGTATGAGTTGAAAAGACTTAAAGGTGTCGAGTTAAGCGTTTCGAAAGGGGGCTCCACTTGTCAGTTAATATTCCATTCGATAACCGCAGATGTGTTGGGTAAATGGCGGTTTGTTGGGAAGTTCAGCCACGGGAACATACATTCTGAGAAGCGACAGAGGGTATACCTCATAGAAGAAG ATCCCCGAAACCCCATTGTAGACGACTTTCGAACGGTTGAAGTACTGACTCCACAAGTTATCGATACAACGCTGGAAACTACACACACGGTGACAATACCTTCTTCTGGTGTTGAGAACGAGAGCTGTCACATATTGACTCCTACTGGTTTACAATACGCGTTTATAACTGGTTTTAATGTCAGTAACGTAGAAATTGTAAACGGAAACGGAGTAGCTTGTGGCGTCGTAGTTCATGTAGTTAATACGGATATGATTGGAGATTGGACTCTTATTTCGAGGGATGTGAGGACATCAGGCTCAATCCGAACACACATTGAAAGAAGGAAAACATTTTCCATCCACGTTGAag AGGTCTTGGCTGCAGGAAACCCAATTACCATAACCCAAGGTAGCGACCTCTACCTAAGACTACCAGTAACAACGGAGATGTTTAAAACCTGCAAACTGTATGGGCCCACCGCCGAAGAATTGAATGAAACGCAATATTTGATTGATGAAATTCACAAGGAATCCTGTGGTTATATAATTGAGAAGGTTAATTTAACACAGAGTGGTACATGGAGTATTGTTTTTGGAAAGAGCATTATGTATAGAGCTAATATTCAAGTCAACGTCTTAG AACCAGTACAAATAGCAGTGCAAGATCAGCAGTGGACCGTTGGCCAGTCAGTGAATATGACCATGGGTCCTGCCGACGCTGTCTACTGCAATCTCTACAACAGTAGACGAGACACAGTCTTTGATGACTTCGGTCCGTGCAGGGTTGAGATCGACAAGGTAACCTCTGACCTTCGTGGACAGTGGCTCATCTACGTTGGTGTCCCTGGGTCCATTGGCGTCCGATACCAGAAATTCAATGTCGACGTGCTCTCATCTG ATTGGAGGCCATTTGTTACCACTGAAGTGGTGGAAGCTGAGAATATGGTGACGTTGTCGTGTTCCGTGTCTAGCAACTATGTGGTTCAAGCTTGTAAATTCGCCACTCCTGAAGGTCACATACTCCTCGCTAACCATGGCGTTGGACAAGGAGTATACGCTGGGGCTTCAAG GTATGAAACTGATACAAATAGTCTGAGGTGCAAGATTACACTCACGAACCCTGAGCTAAGGACGAGAGGAATCTGGCGCTGTGCCGTGCACACCAAGGACAATACGGGCTATGGTTTCCTAACTTACTACCGCGGATACAAACCCGAACACTCCTCCGACAAAAATGACGTTActg TACCTTACCTACAAAGTCAGTTCCCGTTCTACTCTGTGACTGAGGGTGAAAGTACTATCCTCTCTTGCAGCATCAGTGCTCCAATCCGGTACTGCTACTTCAGGTCACCTAATGGGACAGTCTTCAACGTTGGGCCTT CTTTGGCGTCAGAATCATTCGATTATGTTGGCAACGGCTTCGACTCGGGCGAGTGTGGAGTTAAATTCAATGAGCTTGGGACGGACCACACAGGAACATGGTCCTGTAGCGTTGGCATGACCAACTTCGAAGAGAGGAGTGATTCGTTCGAGGTCGGAGTTAGCG aGCCAATAAGGGTGTTCCACACCTGGAGAAGCGCGGTCCTGGAGATAGGTGCGGTAGCCGGTGACTGGAAACCTCTGGATTACTGCAGATTTGTCCGCAACGACGGATTAG GTTTTAATTCTATTAATCCACCCCCCGACTTCTACATGTACCAATGGTCAATTTATGAAGGAAGATGCATACTCACTATCACTGAGCCGACCGCCTGGGACCTGCAGCCCTGGACGGTGTTCGTCAAGGTCACTGGAGAGACCAACGAGAGGTCTGATACCACGGGTATGCTGCAGCGGCCAGCTGAAGTCAATGCCA AAGCGTCAAAAATCCTATTTTGGATGTTGGGCGCGACAATGGGATTCCTGTTTATAGTTGCCGCAGTGTCGTTAATTCCACCTAAGAATCGTAAGTGGACTTACGAGAGAGCAAACTCGATCAGGAACAGCTTCCGAAGACAACCCATGCCGACGCAAGAAGCTGTGCAAAACGACCTCCCACCAAAAGTTTAA